One window from the genome of Balaenoptera musculus isolate JJ_BM4_2016_0621 chromosome 3, mBalMus1.pri.v3, whole genome shotgun sequence encodes:
- the SLC5A5 gene encoding sodium/iodide cotransporter: protein MAAVEAGAQATFGAWDYGVFALMLLVSTGIGLWVGLARGGQRSAEDFFTGGRRLTALPVGLSLAASFMSAVQVLGVPAEAYRYGLKFLWMCLGQLLNSLLTALLFLPVFYRLGLTSTYQYLELRFSRAVRLCGTLQYLVATMLYTGIVIYAPALILNQVTGLDIWASLLSTGVICTFYTTVGGMKAVIWTDVFQVLVMLSGFWVVLARGTMLVGGPGQVLELAKNHSRINLMDFDLDPRSRYTFWTFVVGGTLVWLSMYGVNQAQVQRYMACRTEKQAKLAVLINQLGLFLIVSSAAACGIIMFTFYLDCDPLLAGRISAPDQYMPLMVLDIFEDLPGVPGLFLACAYSGTLSTASTSINAMAAVTVEDLIKPRLPSLTPRRLVIISKGLSLIYGSACLTVAALSSLLGGGVLEGSFTIMGVISGPLLGAFILGMFLPACNTLGVLSGLAVGLALSLWVAVGATLYPPSAQSMGVLPSSAAGCAVPSANASGLLDPLLAANASSRASSLEMDPDQHTLTDSFYAISYLYYGALGTLSTVLCGALVSCLTGPTKRSALGPGLLWWDLTRQMASVAPKEEVATLDDSLMKGAEELPPGAKRPPDFLPTDEDHQLFLGQKEMNGAGSRTPGSEHDKGLDLRETDL from the exons ATGGCCGCCGTCGAGGCAGGGGCGCAGGCCACGTTCGGAGCTTGGGACTACGGGGTCTTCGCTCTCATGCTGCTGGTGTCCACCGGCATCGGGCTATGGGTCGGGCTAGCCCGGGGCGGGCAGCGCAGCGCCGAGGATTTCTTCACCGGGGGCCGGCGCCTGACTGCCCTGCCCGTTGGCCTCTCGCTGGCCGCCAGCTTCATGTCGGCGGTACAGGTGCTGGGCGTGCCGGCCGAGGCCTACCGCTACGGCCTCAAGTTCCTCTGGATGTGCCTGGGACAGCTGCTCAACTCTCTGCTCACTGCCCTGCTCTTCCTGCCGGTCTTCTACCGCCTGGGCCTCACCAGCACCTACCAG TATCTGGAGCTGCGCTTCAGCCGCGCTGTGCGGCTCTGCGGGACACTGCAGTACCTGGTGGCTACA ATGCTGTACACTGGCATCGTGATCTACGCCCCCGCGCTCATCCTGAACCAAG TGACAGGGCTGGACATCTGGGCATCGCTCCTGTCTACCGGAGTCATCTGCACCTTCTACACTACTGTG GGCGGCATGAAGGCTGTGATCTGGACCGACGTGTTTCAGGTCTTAGTGATGCTGAGTGGTTTCTGGGTTGTCCTGGCTCGTGGAACTATGCTCGTGGGTGGACCTGGGCAAGTACTTGAGCTTGCCAAGAACCACTCCAGGATCAACCTGATGGA CTTTGACCTGGACCCAAGGAGCCGCTACACATTCTGGACTTTTGTTGTCGGTGGCACATTGGTGTGGCTCTCAATGTATGGTGTGAACCAAGCACAGGTGCAGCGCTACATGGCCTGTCGCACGGAGAAACAGGCCAAGCT GGCCGTGCTCATCAACCAACTGGGCCTGTTCCTGATCGTGTCCAGTGCTGCTGCCTGTGGTATCATCATGTTCACGTTCTACCTTGACTGTGACCCTCTCCTGGCAGGGCGTATCTCTGCCCCAGACCAG TACATGCCCCTGATGGTGCTGGACATCTTCGAGGACCTGCCTGGAGTCCCTGGGCTCTTTCTGGCCTGTGCCTACAGTGGCACCCTCAG CACTGCATCCACCAGCATCAATGCCATGGCTGCCGTCACTGTGGAGGACCTCATCAAACCTCGGCTGCCGAGTCTGACCCCCCGGAGACTTGTCATCATCTCCAAGGGGCTGT CGCTCATCTACGGCTCGGCCTGTCTCACTGTGGCAGCTCTGTCCTCCCTGCTGGGGGGCGGCGTTCTCGAG gGCTCCTTCACCATCATGGGAGTCATCAGCGGCCCCCTCCTAGGAGCCTTCATCCTGGGAATGTTCCTGCCCGCCTGCAATACGCTG GGCGTCCTGTCCGGGCTGGCGGTGGGCTTGGCGCTGTCGCTGTGGGTGGCCGTGGGTGCCACTCTGTACCCGCCTAGCGCACAGTCCATGGGGGTCCTGCCTTCATCGGCCGCCGGCTGTGCTGTGCCCTCGGCCAACGCCTCTGGCCTCCTAGACCCGCTTCTCGCCGCCAACGCCTCCAGCAGGGCCTCCAG cctcgaAATGGACCCTGATCAACACACCTTGACTGACAGCTTCTACGCCATTTCCTATCTCTATTATGGTGCCCTGGGCACGCTGAGCACCGTGCTATGTGGAGCCCTCGTCAGCTGCCTGACGG GCCCCACCAAGCGCAGTGCCCTGGGTCCTGGTCTGCTGTGGTGGGACCTCACACGGCAGATGGCATCTGTGGCCCCTAAGGAAGAAGTGGCCACCCTGGATGACAGCTTGATGAAG ggTGCTGAAGAATTGCCCCCTGGAGCCAAGAGGCCTCCTGACTTCCTGCCCACTGACGAGGaccatcagctcttcctgggtcaGAAGGAGATGAATGGAGCTGGCTCCAGGACCCCAGGCAGTGAACATGACAAAGGTCTTGACCTGCGAGAGACAGACCTCTGA
- the RPL18A gene encoding 60S ribosomal protein L18a — MKASGTLREYKVVGRCLPTPKCRTPPLYRMRIFAPNHVVAKSRFWYFVSQLKKMKKSSGEIVYCGQVFEKSPLRVKNFGIWLRYDSRSGTHNMYREYRDLTTAGAVTQCYRDMGARHRARAHSIQIMKVEEIAASKCRRPAVKQFHDSKIKFPLPHRVLRRQHKPRFTTKRPNTFF; from the exons CTTCGAGAATACAAGGTGGTGGGGCGCTGCCTGCCGACCCCCAAGTGCCGCACGCCGCCCCTCTATCGCATGCGGATCTTTGCGCCTAACCATGTTGTTGCCAAGTCCCGCTTCTGGTACTTTGTATCTCAgctgaagaagatgaagaagtcTTCAGGGGAAATTGTCTACTGTGGACAG GTGTTCGAAAAATCTCCCCTGCGGGTGAAGAACTTCGGCATCTGGCTGCGCTATGACTCCCGCAGTGGCACCCACAACATGTACCGGGAGTACCGGGACCTGACCACAGCCGGTGCTGTCACCCAGTGCT ACCGAGACATGGGCGCCCGGCACCGTGCCCGGGCCCACTCGATCCAGATCATGAAGGTGGAGGAGATCGCAGCCAGCAAGTGCCGGCGACCAGCAGTCAAGCAGTTCCAC GACTCCAAGATCAAATTCCCACTGCCCCACCGGGTTCTCCGTCGCCAGCACAAGCCACGCTTCACCACCAAGAGGCCCAACACCTTCTTTTAG